The Bremerella cremea genome window below encodes:
- a CDS encoding FHA domain-containing protein yields the protein MRLALQIYSANYGNRRVWLDGSQVVRIGRTTKSELTVPDDPHLSGLHFSISREGDQVVLKDLQSRNGTFVNGAKVGAAIQLHDGDVIVAGKTQFQVVMLSDSLGETSPAIGPPQLAGQSNLPPGRPGDVFPLEYDRTESIAPENNPFYQAKQKKEAEPEGVQNYPRLSSQTFKIVRRNAGLGSDYVDNRPQEDSLNSPPVDELKDGMMNMPSASRAQALPQRSLSAAEIAQGLQMRYETRLAPSGMTYFCPRNEVKPPTDVADFIGQNRFLYAIANYGRLQPQQQPGFYQQAMAAGAVQISSTQLLIAKQDSSAFHEILRQAWGQDAIICMASRLDKVEFASLTYRLTNELASPAELLNHLYSDGQYTNYGFLDGISAILLEIERGARWVIFKNDQEIRTWRTLGLPCPPELVG from the coding sequence TTGCGTCTTGCGCTTCAAATCTATTCGGCAAATTATGGTAACCGGCGCGTCTGGTTAGATGGTAGCCAAGTCGTGCGCATTGGTCGCACGACAAAGTCCGAGCTAACGGTTCCCGATGATCCCCATCTATCAGGCTTGCATTTCTCGATCTCGCGTGAAGGCGATCAGGTCGTCCTGAAAGATTTGCAAAGCCGCAACGGGACATTCGTCAATGGTGCCAAAGTTGGGGCAGCTATCCAATTGCATGATGGCGATGTGATTGTGGCTGGGAAAACGCAGTTTCAAGTCGTCATGCTTAGCGACTCACTGGGTGAGACTTCCCCTGCGATCGGACCGCCTCAATTGGCTGGGCAGTCGAATCTTCCGCCTGGTCGTCCCGGGGATGTGTTTCCCTTAGAGTACGACCGGACCGAGTCGATAGCGCCCGAGAACAATCCGTTTTATCAAGCAAAGCAAAAGAAAGAAGCCGAGCCGGAAGGCGTGCAAAATTATCCCCGCCTGAGCAGCCAGACTTTCAAGATTGTTCGCCGTAACGCTGGGCTGGGAAGTGATTATGTCGATAATCGCCCGCAAGAAGACAGCCTGAACTCGCCTCCGGTAGACGAGTTGAAGGATGGCATGATGAACATGCCGAGTGCTTCGCGGGCACAAGCTTTGCCCCAACGGTCGCTCTCGGCCGCTGAGATCGCCCAAGGCTTGCAGATGCGTTACGAAACCAGGCTGGCTCCTTCGGGCATGACCTACTTCTGCCCTCGTAACGAAGTTAAGCCTCCGACCGACGTGGCGGATTTCATTGGCCAGAATCGATTCTTGTACGCGATTGCCAATTACGGTCGTTTGCAGCCGCAGCAGCAACCAGGCTTCTATCAGCAAGCCATGGCCGCTGGCGCGGTCCAGATCTCAAGCACGCAGCTTTTGATTGCTAAGCAAGACAGCAGTGCCTTCCACGAAATCTTACGGCAAGCGTGGGGCCAAGACGCGATCATCTGTATGGCGAGCCGACTTGATAAGGTGGAGTTTGCAAGTCTCACTTATCGGCTGACTAACGAATTGGCTAGTCCCGCCGAGTTGCTGAATCATTTGTATTCTGACGGCCAATACACCAACTACGGTTTCTTAGATGGGATTTCGGCTATCTTGTTGGAAATCGAACGCGGTGCCCGTTGGGTGATATTTAAGAACGATCAAGAGATTCGCACGTGGCGAACGCTAGGCTTGCCATGCCCGCCAGAGTTGGTTGGCTAG
- a CDS encoding deoxyhypusine synthase family protein — translation MSISAFMEKHYRHFNAREMLDAAKTYKSLVEGGGKMFMSIAGAMSTAELGISLAEMIRQDKVHAISCTAANFEEDFFNLVAHDDYEMCPNYRDLSPEDEFQLREGGFNRVTDTCIPETVIRHFEHNLLEYWKEADEKGEQHFPTDYFFRLLKDGKLQEHYQIPPEHSWVLAAYEKGIPVFTPGWEDSTLGNIFAARVFDGTLSTHNVIHPGTRMMQDLVTWYLEHEKKGIGFYQIGGGIAGDFAICAVPLILQDLEKRDSNLWSYFCQISDSTTSFGSYSGAVPNEKITWYKLGKDSPKYMINSDASIVAPLMFAYVLGQ, via the coding sequence ATGAGCATCAGCGCGTTTATGGAGAAGCATTACCGCCATTTCAACGCTCGCGAGATGCTGGACGCAGCCAAGACCTACAAATCGTTGGTCGAAGGTGGCGGCAAGATGTTCATGTCGATCGCCGGGGCAATGAGCACCGCCGAATTGGGCATTTCGCTGGCCGAGATGATTCGGCAAGACAAGGTCCACGCAATCAGCTGCACAGCGGCAAACTTTGAAGAAGATTTCTTTAATCTCGTAGCCCACGACGATTACGAGATGTGCCCCAACTACCGCGATCTTTCGCCGGAAGACGAATTCCAACTGCGCGAAGGCGGGTTTAACCGGGTTACCGATACGTGCATTCCGGAAACGGTAATCCGCCACTTCGAGCACAACCTGCTGGAATACTGGAAGGAAGCCGACGAAAAGGGAGAGCAGCACTTCCCGACCGACTACTTCTTCCGCCTGCTGAAAGATGGCAAGCTCCAAGAGCACTACCAAATTCCGCCAGAGCATAGCTGGGTACTGGCCGCCTATGAAAAGGGAATTCCCGTCTTCACGCCAGGCTGGGAAGACTCGACCCTGGGCAATATCTTTGCAGCTCGCGTGTTCGATGGCACGCTTTCCACACACAACGTGATCCATCCTGGCACACGGATGATGCAAGACCTTGTCACGTGGTACTTAGAGCACGAAAAGAAGGGAATCGGCTTCTACCAGATTGGTGGTGGGATTGCCGGTGACTTCGCGATTTGCGCCGTGCCGCTGATCTTGCAAGACTTGGAAAAACGTGATTCCAACTTGTGGAGCTACTTCTGCCAGATCTCTGACTCGACCACATCGTTCGGCTCGTACAGCGGTGCCGTACCTAACGAGAAGATCACCTGGTACAAACTCGGCAAAGACAGCCCCAAGTACATGATCAACTCCGACGCCTCGATCGTGGCCCCGCTGATGTTCGCTTACGTCTTGGGCCAGTAG
- a CDS encoding antibiotic biosynthesis monooxygenase: MKASPPDRVHVAITHQAKPGKEAEYEAALREFARTSLHEPGTTGVLLLAPVPGTYGCEFGILRSFESQEACDAFYQSERFREFYERTKPLVVDKGVRRKLHGLEAFFRTPNSNPPPKWKMAIITWLAVFPSSWLWSTALPPLLPNLPDLFVRALVNVFVVITLAWLVMPWFTRWFIPWLYPPVQHIGLPSQAATATSPQD, translated from the coding sequence ATGAAAGCCTCTCCCCCTGATCGAGTTCACGTTGCGATCACGCATCAGGCCAAGCCCGGCAAGGAAGCCGAATACGAGGCTGCCTTGCGCGAGTTCGCACGCACTTCACTACACGAGCCTGGCACCACCGGCGTACTGCTTCTGGCTCCTGTTCCTGGAACGTACGGGTGCGAGTTTGGTATCTTGCGATCGTTTGAAAGCCAAGAAGCCTGTGACGCGTTTTACCAGTCAGAGCGGTTTCGAGAATTCTACGAACGAACCAAACCGCTGGTGGTCGATAAAGGAGTTCGCCGAAAACTGCACGGACTTGAGGCTTTCTTCCGTACTCCCAATTCCAATCCGCCTCCTAAATGGAAGATGGCCATCATCACTTGGTTGGCCGTGTTCCCCAGTTCCTGGCTATGGTCGACGGCACTTCCGCCTCTGCTGCCGAACTTGCCAGATCTGTTCGTGCGTGCTTTAGTCAACGTTTTCGTCGTGATCACCTTGGCCTGGCTCGTTATGCCGTGGTTTACGCGTTGGTTCATACCGTGGCTTTACCCTCCAGTACAACACATCGGCCTTCCCAGCCAAGCTGCGACCGCGACCTCGCCACAAGATTAA
- a CDS encoding SHD1 domain-containing protein, producing the protein MNFKQRIQIGLLLSLALLLAIPLTANAGRFKRGDTVQIYKKFWKKWYTGTVLDISRKSGQLKIQYQDGGRLKTEIFDENIVRFPYEEDAIAPARNWTDASGSFQVMAAPLGIYGDTLKIRKPDMAELEVPISKLSDGDQRYIDRIRRFMGGAAAPTPVNLPITRFGRSTTDNEFQPAISSDDRIAILPDPLPSYMKLKEGGAAFGRLGDFSDGEEFGVIIPVGGPDSLVLASAERHPRKGEATTRLIWVSIADNKIAAQQKLPPEEYVLDYHPPSHRLLTYSYIDGETLGSKKKIALAIWEVLPTDEMATPIVRWEAHPLEGTSVDPWAQIIDGRIVLQRWDKGEYVGWNVDQKSVAYRLKQESFRDSLPAFSGTKKYAFLPEQDQVRVFDPMSGIILTALPAPKGSKAVALSEDGKKAAVLDNHQLAVWDLTNANAEPTYFHADDIGRVSVKSMFWLGDDKIMVKSYRELLLFSLTQRIVIWSYQFEYTTKHGDEERPLVHIVNDHLVYGASVRDNNRNEGLAVGNVKLPGPKVADVFDTVNREDLEITKPGERVRLEVRCGDQLNRDVYYAMLAKIEANQWTLDAENPTLIIYADATKGETQSTTYYNSSFLSRGSREVTVSYVPNIYTLKVMKGNDLIWSSRRQSGSPMFMTLREGETAQSKVSESQIPNVSFFKYADIPSRIIHKDYRRGLGTTQVTTRGLIAGALKPPPQIDRTNNSVDAQDEDPFQ; encoded by the coding sequence ATGAATTTCAAGCAACGTATTCAAATTGGCTTACTGCTTTCGCTGGCCCTTCTCTTGGCGATTCCTCTGACGGCCAACGCTGGCCGTTTTAAACGTGGCGACACGGTTCAGATATACAAGAAGTTCTGGAAAAAATGGTACACCGGTACCGTCCTTGATATCAGCCGAAAAAGCGGACAACTCAAAATCCAATACCAGGACGGCGGCCGTCTTAAGACCGAAATATTCGATGAGAACATCGTTCGCTTCCCTTACGAAGAAGACGCGATCGCTCCAGCTCGTAACTGGACCGATGCCTCGGGTTCCTTTCAAGTGATGGCTGCCCCGCTAGGCATTTATGGCGACACGCTCAAGATTCGCAAGCCAGACATGGCCGAGCTTGAGGTTCCCATCTCGAAGCTGAGCGACGGTGATCAGCGGTATATCGATCGCATCCGCCGCTTCATGGGAGGTGCTGCTGCCCCCACACCGGTTAATCTGCCAATTACCCGATTCGGACGAAGCACCACCGATAACGAGTTCCAGCCGGCAATCTCAAGCGATGACCGTATCGCCATCTTGCCGGACCCGCTGCCTTCTTACATGAAGCTGAAAGAAGGAGGTGCCGCGTTTGGCCGGCTGGGTGATTTTAGCGATGGCGAAGAGTTCGGCGTGATCATTCCCGTGGGTGGCCCTGATTCGTTGGTTCTAGCGTCGGCGGAACGGCATCCTCGCAAAGGGGAAGCAACAACGCGTTTAATCTGGGTTTCCATTGCCGATAACAAGATTGCCGCTCAGCAGAAACTTCCACCAGAAGAATACGTACTGGACTACCACCCTCCATCGCACCGCCTGTTGACGTACAGCTACATCGATGGCGAAACGCTGGGTAGCAAAAAGAAGATTGCTTTAGCGATCTGGGAGGTCTTGCCAACGGACGAAATGGCTACACCAATTGTCCGCTGGGAAGCCCATCCGCTAGAAGGAACCAGCGTCGATCCATGGGCCCAGATTATTGACGGCCGGATTGTCTTGCAGCGATGGGACAAGGGAGAGTACGTCGGCTGGAATGTCGATCAAAAAAGCGTGGCGTACCGTCTCAAGCAAGAGTCCTTCCGCGACTCTTTGCCTGCGTTTAGTGGAACGAAGAAGTACGCCTTTCTACCAGAACAAGATCAAGTCCGCGTGTTTGATCCCATGTCGGGCATCATCTTAACGGCACTTCCGGCCCCGAAAGGATCCAAAGCAGTTGCGCTGAGCGAAGACGGTAAAAAGGCTGCCGTCCTCGACAACCATCAGCTTGCGGTTTGGGACTTAACCAATGCCAACGCCGAGCCGACTTATTTCCATGCGGACGATATTGGACGGGTCTCGGTCAAATCGATGTTTTGGCTCGGGGACGACAAGATCATGGTCAAAAGCTACCGCGAACTTCTCCTGTTTAGCCTCACCCAGCGCATCGTTATCTGGAGCTATCAGTTTGAATACACCACCAAGCATGGCGACGAAGAGCGTCCGCTGGTTCATATTGTAAACGACCACCTGGTGTACGGGGCCTCGGTTCGCGACAACAACCGCAACGAAGGGCTGGCCGTTGGCAATGTCAAACTGCCTGGCCCAAAAGTTGCCGATGTGTTCGATACGGTCAATCGCGAAGATCTAGAAATTACCAAACCAGGCGAGCGAGTTCGCTTGGAAGTTCGCTGTGGGGATCAACTCAACCGCGATGTTTATTACGCCATGCTCGCCAAGATCGAAGCCAACCAGTGGACTCTCGACGCCGAGAACCCCACGTTAATCATCTATGCCGATGCGACAAAAGGGGAAACCCAATCGACAACCTATTACAACAGTTCCTTCCTTTCGCGCGGCTCAAGAGAAGTAACGGTGTCGTACGTCCCCAATATCTACACGCTCAAGGTCATGAAAGGAAATGACCTCATCTGGTCAAGCCGGCGGCAAAGTGGTTCGCCGATGTTTATGACTCTGCGTGAGGGAGAAACGGCCCAGTCGAAGGTCAGCGAATCGCAGATACCGAATGTTTCGTTCTTTAAGTACGCCGACATCCCCAGCCGTATTATCCACAAGGATTACCGTCGTGGCCTAGGCACGACCCAGGTAACCACGCGCGGGTTGATCGCTGGTGCGTTGAAACCACCACCGCAGATCGATCGCACAAACAACTCGGTCGATGCGCAGGACGAAGATCCCTTCCAGTAA
- a CDS encoding DUF456 domain-containing protein: protein MAYVAATLLMFANMAAWVTTLFTLPGNWILLGFTILYAYFLPADYYPRVSWKVVIAAAVIALLGELIEFLAGAAGAAKQGGSKLGIFLSLVGAFVGSLGGAILLSFIPFIGTMIGALLGGALGAFGGAWAGEHNTQKTSEERFAIGKGAFIGRILGTVGKLAMGVIMLVVITLDSFLDMNGAPLAKPLPHGEVSRSDGQQ, encoded by the coding sequence ATGGCTTACGTTGCCGCCACGCTTTTGATGTTTGCCAACATGGCTGCCTGGGTGACGACGTTGTTCACCTTGCCTGGCAATTGGATTTTGCTGGGTTTTACTATCCTTTATGCCTATTTTCTACCTGCCGATTATTACCCCCGCGTTAGCTGGAAGGTCGTGATTGCGGCAGCGGTGATTGCCTTGCTAGGGGAGCTTATCGAATTCCTGGCCGGCGCGGCTGGAGCAGCCAAGCAAGGAGGAAGCAAGCTGGGGATTTTTCTCTCGTTGGTGGGTGCTTTTGTGGGAAGCCTGGGCGGGGCGATCTTGCTTAGCTTCATCCCTTTTATCGGCACAATGATCGGTGCCCTGCTAGGAGGCGCACTAGGGGCGTTTGGCGGGGCTTGGGCGGGAGAACACAATACCCAGAAGACGTCCGAAGAACGCTTTGCGATCGGTAAAGGAGCCTTTATTGGCCGTATTCTGGGGACAGTCGGAAAGTTGGCGATGGGGGTGATCATGTTAGTGGTGATCACGCTCGATTCTTTTCTCGATATGAACGGCGCCCCCCTGGCAAAGCCACTGCCTCATGGAGAAGTCTCTCGAAGTGATGGGCAACAATAG
- the glgP gene encoding alpha-glucan family phosphorylase: MTRTDEEPVKAPVELSADKLYEKCMSLANNLWWTWQPDVFNLFRDLDPIRWRQLDHNPIALLREFTPERLETRVAEMVLYSRINHAYRRLKEYMASSTTWADTHAGVLGSKPVAYFSAEFGIHESIQIYSGGLGVLSGDHIKSASGLGVPLVAIGLFYDQGYFKQHLNEEGYQMEEYLDTKVENLPMKHAVDPSGKPITIQIDLKGGKLWAKVWQMNVGRVPLFLLDCDVDGNSPEDRELTSRLYGGDERTRIRQEMVLGVGGIKALKALGIHPGVYHLNEGHSAFATIEAVREHMHEDGMSFDDALREVAKRTVFTTHTPVPAGHDRFDAGLIEEHLGFLRESIGISHEQLMGLGRVDTNNQGETFCMTVLGLKASRRANAVSQLHGHVSRSMWAHLWPWRVEEEIPIGHITNGVHIPSWIAWQMLQLYDRHFPSGWYQRMGESEVWQSIHNVDPGELWETHATLKNLLLQFVRRRISRQCRRRGENDDAVERARTVLDPNILTIGFARRFATYKRADLLLTDVDRLVEMMSDPLRPVQFIFSGKAHPKDEPGKAKIKKIQNLRHDPQFRDRIVFIEDYDINVCRHMIQGVDVWLNNPRQPLEASGTSGQKVVLNGGLNCSILDGWWAEAYDGRNGFAIGTGRTHTDTAKQDARDAEDLYKVLANEVIPLYYDRDVDGLPQGWIKRMMYSIGTLAWRFSAHRMVADYTKLCYVPAAGGLSSQMPT; encoded by the coding sequence ATGACACGAACTGACGAAGAACCAGTGAAAGCACCCGTCGAGCTATCGGCCGATAAGTTGTACGAGAAGTGCATGTCTCTGGCCAATAACTTGTGGTGGACGTGGCAGCCAGATGTCTTCAACTTGTTCCGCGACCTCGACCCCATTCGCTGGCGTCAGTTGGATCACAATCCGATCGCGTTGCTCCGTGAATTCACACCGGAACGGCTAGAAACACGTGTGGCGGAAATGGTGCTCTACAGCCGCATCAACCACGCGTATCGCCGCCTTAAAGAATACATGGCCAGTTCCACCACTTGGGCCGATACCCACGCTGGTGTGCTGGGATCGAAGCCGGTGGCTTACTTCTCGGCTGAATTCGGCATTCACGAGTCGATTCAGATCTACTCTGGCGGTCTCGGCGTTCTCTCGGGCGACCATATCAAGAGCGCCAGTGGGCTGGGCGTGCCGCTGGTGGCAATCGGTCTGTTCTACGATCAGGGCTACTTCAAGCAGCACCTGAACGAAGAAGGCTACCAGATGGAAGAGTACCTCGACACCAAAGTCGAGAACCTTCCCATGAAGCATGCCGTCGATCCTTCCGGCAAACCAATCACCATTCAAATCGACCTTAAGGGTGGCAAGCTCTGGGCCAAGGTCTGGCAGATGAACGTCGGTCGCGTGCCGCTGTTCCTGCTCGACTGCGATGTCGACGGCAACAGCCCGGAAGATCGTGAATTGACCAGCCGTTTGTACGGTGGCGACGAGCGAACCCGTATTCGCCAAGAAATGGTGCTCGGCGTTGGTGGTATCAAAGCGTTAAAGGCTTTGGGCATTCACCCAGGCGTGTACCACCTGAACGAAGGTCACAGCGCGTTCGCTACGATCGAAGCGGTTCGCGAGCACATGCACGAAGATGGCATGAGCTTTGACGATGCCTTACGAGAAGTTGCCAAACGCACCGTCTTCACCACCCACACGCCGGTTCCCGCTGGTCACGACCGTTTCGACGCCGGCTTGATCGAAGAACACCTCGGTTTTCTGCGCGAGTCGATCGGCATCTCGCACGAACAACTCATGGGGTTGGGACGTGTTGATACGAACAATCAGGGCGAAACGTTCTGCATGACCGTTCTCGGCCTCAAAGCTTCCCGCCGGGCGAATGCCGTGAGCCAACTGCATGGGCACGTCTCGCGCAGCATGTGGGCTCACCTCTGGCCGTGGCGTGTCGAGGAAGAAATTCCGATCGGGCATATCACCAACGGTGTGCATATCCCGTCGTGGATCGCCTGGCAGATGCTGCAACTTTATGATCGCCACTTCCCCAGCGGCTGGTATCAGCGGATGGGCGAATCGGAAGTCTGGCAATCGATTCACAACGTCGACCCAGGCGAACTGTGGGAAACCCACGCAACGCTGAAGAATCTGCTGCTGCAGTTCGTCCGCCGCCGTATTTCGCGTCAGTGTCGTCGTCGAGGTGAAAACGATGATGCAGTGGAACGCGCACGAACCGTGCTCGATCCCAATATCCTCACCATTGGGTTCGCGCGACGTTTCGCCACGTACAAACGTGCTGATTTGCTGCTGACCGATGTCGATCGTCTTGTGGAAATGATGAGTGATCCACTGCGGCCAGTTCAGTTCATCTTCAGCGGCAAGGCTCACCCGAAAGACGAGCCCGGCAAGGCCAAGATTAAGAAAATCCAAAACCTGCGTCACGACCCACAGTTCCGTGATCGCATCGTTTTCATCGAAGACTACGACATCAACGTCTGCCGTCACATGATTCAAGGTGTTGACGTTTGGTTGAACAACCCGCGTCAGCCGCTGGAAGCCTCTGGCACCTCAGGTCAAAAGGTTGTTCTCAACGGTGGCTTGAACTGCTCGATCCTCGACGGTTGGTGGGCAGAAGCGTACGACGGACGAAATGGGTTTGCCATTGGCACCGGTCGTACTCATACCGACACAGCCAAGCAAGACGCCCGTGACGCAGAAGACCTGTACAAGGTTCTGGCCAACGAAGTCATTCCTCTGTACTACGACCGCGACGTCGACGGCCTGCCGCAAGGTTGGATCAAGCGAATGATGTACAGCATTGGCACGTTGGCTTGGCGATTCAGTGCTCACCGCATGGTGGCCGACTATACCAAGCTGTGCTATGTGCCCGCCGCTGGTGGCTTGAGTAGCCAAATGCCTACCTAG
- a CDS encoding methyltransferase regulatory domain-containing protein, with protein sequence MSTAENPQQATLAEEEYSYDVVPYPSHPFRQSHPERLASVGHLFGLKPTPIEKCRVLEIGCAAGGNLIPMAEALPGSEFLGVDLSKKQIESGQKNIEALGLRNIELKHMDCTDIDESFGKFDYIIVHGVFSWIPHDVQEAVFKICHNNLTEHGIAYISYNTYPGWHLRGMIRDMMNYHVRNFNDPPRRIQQSRALIEFLAKSVSSDRGAYGMLLNSELELLRRQSDNYLFHEHLEKDNTPIYFHEFVERAKQHDLQYLGESQLASMWIGNFPKEIAQTLERVAPDIVQREQYADFVRNRMFRQTLLCHKSAPISRALSLESLEGAYIASSMEEKVEDGKASQTDVNAPTTFVNAISKQSMTTQDPLVIATVRRLRESYPEAISFENLFQHAMDTLIQDTISDASKIEALKRSLATNLIHMTVSGIVELQYNPSMFVGKPSDKPKTSAVAQMQAKSVNRLTNARHETVTVDDLTKHLTPYIDGTRTREQLVVELKRLVDEGKLVIQQKGEKPDSLTIDMVMGRAVDEVLKRLSQAALLVN encoded by the coding sequence ATGAGCACTGCCGAAAACCCGCAACAAGCAACACTAGCCGAAGAAGAGTACAGCTACGATGTCGTTCCCTACCCGAGCCACCCCTTTCGTCAGTCTCACCCCGAGCGTTTGGCGTCGGTGGGGCATTTGTTCGGGCTGAAGCCTACTCCGATCGAGAAGTGTCGCGTACTGGAAATCGGCTGCGCTGCTGGGGGCAACCTGATTCCAATGGCCGAGGCGTTGCCGGGCAGCGAGTTCCTGGGAGTTGATCTTTCCAAGAAGCAGATCGAATCAGGCCAAAAGAATATCGAGGCACTAGGCCTGCGAAATATCGAACTGAAGCACATGGACTGCACGGACATTGACGAGTCGTTCGGCAAGTTCGATTACATTATCGTTCATGGCGTCTTCTCTTGGATTCCGCACGATGTCCAAGAAGCAGTGTTCAAAATTTGCCACAACAACTTAACCGAACACGGCATTGCCTACATCAGCTACAACACCTATCCCGGGTGGCACTTACGAGGGATGATCCGCGACATGATGAACTATCATGTGCGGAACTTTAACGATCCGCCACGACGCATCCAACAATCGCGGGCGCTGATCGAATTTCTCGCCAAAAGTGTCTCCTCCGATCGGGGCGCGTACGGCATGCTGCTCAACAGTGAATTGGAACTACTGCGTCGTCAATCCGACAACTACTTGTTCCACGAGCATCTCGAAAAAGACAACACGCCCATCTACTTCCACGAGTTCGTCGAGCGAGCAAAGCAGCACGACTTGCAGTACCTGGGCGAATCGCAATTGGCTTCGATGTGGATCGGAAACTTCCCCAAGGAAATCGCCCAAACCTTGGAACGAGTTGCCCCAGATATCGTTCAGCGGGAACAATATGCCGACTTCGTTCGCAACCGCATGTTCCGCCAAACACTGCTGTGCCATAAGTCTGCGCCGATCTCCCGCGCCCTTAGCTTGGAATCGCTCGAAGGCGCCTACATCGCCAGCAGCATGGAAGAGAAGGTAGAAGACGGGAAAGCCTCTCAGACCGATGTCAACGCTCCGACGACATTCGTCAATGCCATCAGCAAGCAATCGATGACCACTCAAGATCCACTGGTGATCGCCACGGTGCGGCGATTGCGAGAATCGTACCCAGAGGCGATCTCGTTTGAGAATCTATTTCAACATGCCATGGACACGCTGATCCAAGACACGATCTCGGATGCCTCAAAGATCGAGGCCTTGAAGCGTTCCTTAGCGACGAATCTCATTCACATGACGGTTAGCGGCATTGTGGAACTGCAATACAACCCGTCTATGTTTGTGGGCAAGCCGTCCGACAAACCCAAGACTTCGGCTGTGGCACAAATGCAAGCCAAGAGCGTTAATCGTCTGACCAATGCCCGGCACGAAACCGTGACGGTCGACGACCTAACCAAGCACTTGACTCCCTATATTGACGGCACCCGGACCAGAGAACAACTTGTCGTCGAGCTTAAACGTTTGGTCGATGAAGGGAAGCTGGTCATTCAGCAAAAGGGTGAAAAGCCCGACAGCCTGACCATCGACATGGTGATGGGACGCGCGGTTGACGAAGTCTTGAAGCGACTTTCCCAGGCGGCCTTGCTGGTGAATTAG